A stretch of DNA from Cellulomonas sp. WB94:
TACCGGGCGGAAGGCTGCCTGCGGCGACGAGCCAACGCGGCCCCCCCGCGAGCTGCTCCTCGACGGCCGCCAGCAGCGCATCGATCTCTTCGAGACCCAGGGACGTTCCCGGAGCGTTGATCTTGGTCGTCACCCCCGCGTGCTCGACGACGGTGATGTTCGTCCGGGTCGGGCCGACCACCGGGACGGGCACGGTCCGGACGCCCTGCTCCGCTAGCAGGGTGACGAGCTGCTCGCCCGGCGCGCCGCCGACCGGCAGGACCGCGAGCGAGGCGATTCCCTGCGCGACCAGTGCACGCGAGACGTTGATTCCCTTGCCGCCCGGGTGAACGTGCACGGCAGCGGCCCGGTTCACCTCGCCCAGGGCGAGGCGATCGAGGTCGAGCGCCCGGTCGAGGCTCGGGTTGGGGGTGAGCGTGACGATCATGCGCGCACCACCCGCGGCCCCGCCGTCTCGATCTCCTCGACGAGCTCAGGAGCCACCCCGGTGTCGGTGATCACGGTGTCGACGTCCGAGAGGGGCGCGACGCACGCGAAGTCGGCTCGGCCCATCTTCGTGTGGTCGGCGAGGACGACGACGCGCCGGGCTGCGGCGACGAGCGCGCGTTTGACCGCGGCCTCCGCGAGGTCCGGCGTCGTCAGTCCGTGCTCGACCGTCAGACCGTTCGTGCCGAGAAAGACGACGTCCGCCTGGATGTCCGCGAGGTCGCGCAGCGCCCAGGAGCCGACTGCGGCGAGCGTCCGCCCGCGCACGGAGCCGCCGACAAGGTGCAGCGCGATGCCCGGCCTGGTCGCCAGGACGATCGCGACAGGCAGCGCGTGAGTGACGACCGTCAGCTCGCGGTCGGTCGGCAGCATCTCCGCGAGCCGGACCGTCGTTGTGCCCGCGTCGAGGATGATCGAGCCGCCGTCCGGCAGCTCGTCGAGCGCGGCCTTGGCGATGAGCTCCTTCTCGACCGAGAGCAGACCCTCGCGATCGGCGAGGCCGGGCTCGAAGCCGAGGCGCTCGACGGGGATGGCACCGCCGTGGACGCGGTGCACGAGGCCATGACGCTCCAGCGTCGAGAGGTCGCGCCGGACGGTCTCCGGTGTGACCTCGAGCTCGTGGGCTAGGGCGCTGACATCGACCCGACCGTCGGCGCGGGCGCGTCCCAGGATCTGCTGGTACCGCTCGGTTGCGAACACATCAACTCCGTCGTCTGTGTCGTCGGTGCTCCCACCGGCGTCGCGTAACGGAAACGGTGACGCAAATCCCGACCGATGTCAACTCATTCGGACACATGCGGGGGCAAACAAACCTTCGAACGGGCATCTGCGCAGGTGAACGCACCACCGGGACAGACGAGTGCCCCGCCCTTCAGCGGGCATGCCTGCTGCAGGGCGGGGCAACGGTCGTTCCGTGACAGCCGGGCGCTCGCCCGCTGCTCGCGTCAGACAGGCCGGTTGAGCGGCTGGTACGGCGAGACGACGACCTCGACGCGCTGGAACTCCTTGAGGTCGGAGTAGCCGGTCGTGGCCATGGCCCGTCGCAGGGCGCCGATGAGGTTGAGCGTGCCGTCGGCCGTCCGGCCCGGGCCGAACAGGATCTCCGAGAGCGTGCCGGCCGTCCCCACGCGCACGCGCTCGCCGCGGGGCAGCTTCGGGTGGTGCGCCTCGGGGCCCCAGTGCCCGCCGCTGATCTCGAGGCGGTTCGTGCCCGTGAACCTTGCGTCGCCGTGCAAGGTCTCCACGCCGTTGCGCGCAAGACCCGCCTCCATGCTGCCCGGCACCGGATCGGTAAAGCGGTGCTTGTGTTTCATCAGGTCGGCCCAGCTGATCGCCAGCCCCGCGTCCTCGATCCCCTTGCCGCGCATGAGTCGGGCGGCGTCGATGATCTCAGCGCCGCGGCGCAGGATCTTCTTCGGGTCACAACCGCGCAGCGCGCACGTCCCGCCGTACCGCGTCGACGATCGCGACATCCCAGCCTTGCGTCGCGCACTTGTTGGCTGCCGTCACGCCGGCCATGCCGGCGCCGATCACGATCAGGTCGCGAGCCGTGGTCATCTCAATGTGTCCTCTCAGGAGGGTTCGGTCGCGCCCGGGGCCGCGCCGGCCGCGATGCCGTAGCCGATGTGCCCGGCGTCAGGCACCGCCTCACGGAGCTGTTCGAGCGTCGGTGCACCCGCCAGGCCCTCCGGCGTGGCGTAGAGGCGGCACGCGAGGCCGACCCCGGCAACGGGACCCGCGAACGCGTCGACTCCGTTGACCAGGATGCTCGGCGACCCATGAAATCCGGTCCGTTCGGCTTCCTCCGTGGTCTCCACCCGATGCCGGGTCACGGTGACGCTGGGACGTTCCGAGGCGATCTGAGCGAGCCGCTGGTCGGCGATCTCCCAGTTGGGGCAGCCATCGAAATACAGCAAAGTGATCTCCATGCCCGGACGCTAGACCTTGATCCGTGCTACAAGGTCAATGGGTACATTGGACCGATGCTGATCGGAGCGCTCGCACAGACCGTCGGTCTGCCTAGCCAGACCATCCGCTTCTACGAGCGACGAGGCCTCCTTCATCCGCCTATACGTGGCGGCAACGGATACCGCTGCTACGACGACGCCGCCATCACGCGGCTGGACCTCATCCGCGCCGCCCAGGCCGCCGGACTCACCCTCGCCCAGATCCGCGGCATCGTCGATCTCCGAGACCACGGCGAGGCCCCATGCACCCACGTGGCTGAGCTCATCGACAGCAAGCTCGTCGACGTCCGACGGCGCCTCAGCGAGCTCACAGCCTTGGAGGCAGAGCTCGAACAGCTCCGCGAACGCGGCCGACGACTCGATCCGGCCGACTGCACCAACACCGACGTCTGCCACATCCTCGCCCGCCACGGCTAGACCGGGCGCACACCCGACAAGCAGAAGGGTCACGCCTCGTGCGCATTGACTTGGGTCAAGCCCCTGGCGGTTCGGCATCGGCGTTGTCGATCCAGACCCGTAGTCGGGCTTCCATGTCGGCTACCAGCGCTGCTCGGGCGTCGTCGAGCGCGGCGGGCGCGTCTTCGCCGAGCCGGCGCAGGACCTCGGCCAACTGGTCGTCGGGTGTGGTGCTGGTCCACGCCGGGTCGTGTTGCACATCGGCGATTGCTTGAGCTAGGCGCAGTCCAAGCAACCCACTGCCTTCGTCCATACTGCTAGTGTCCCGTCTCTGAAGTGGTTGGACGCTTGGCCTTCTTGAGGATCTGGTCGGCGGGTTTGGTCCAGGTGAACGGTTCGCAGTCGGTGTTGTAGTGGTCGATGAACCTGCGGATCGTGGTCGTGAGCTCGCGGACCGAGCGGAACGTGCCGCGTCGGATGGCTTGGCGTTCGGCGATGCCGAAGAAGATCTCGACCATGTTCATCCACGAGGCGTGGGTGGGGGTGAAGTGGGCGTGGATCCGCGGGTTGTCGGCGAGCCAGTCCTTGACGGCGGGGTGCTTGTGGGTGGCGTAGTTGTCCATCACCAGGTGCAGCTCGACGCCCGGGTAGGCGCGGGCGACCTGGCGGCAGAACACCAGGAACTCCTGGTGGCGGTGGCGTGGCTGACAGCGGGCGGTGATCTTTCCGGTCGCGGTGTTCAGCGCCGCGAACAGCGTCGTGGTCCCGTTGCGGACGTAGTCCGGTGAGCGGCGCTCGATCAGGTGCGGGGCCATCGGCAGCACCGGAGCAGTGCGGTCCAGAGCCTGGATCTGCGACTTCTCATCGACGCAGAGCACGACGGCATTCTGCGGCGGGTCCAAGTACAGGCCCACGACGTCGATGACCTTGGCCTCGAGCTCGGGGTCGGTGCAGAACCGGAACCCCTCCGACCGCCACGGCTGGATGCCATGCTCACGCCAGATCCGCGCGACCGTGGCGTTGCCGATCTTCAGCTTCTTCGCCAGCTCGCGCGACGACCAATGTGTCAGCCCGGTCGACTTCGCCGGCGGCGTCAACGTCGCAGTGATGACCTTGCGCGCGTCCACCTCCCGCGGACGACCCGAACGTTCCCGATCACCCAGGCCGGCCAACCCGGACTGGGCGTACCGCGACCGCCAGGACAGCACGCTCTGGCGCGCCACGCCGACCCGCTCGGCGATCTCGGTGTTCGCCATCCCCTCGGACGCGAGCAGCACGATCCGTGCCCGCTGCGCGAGCCCGGCCCGCACCGCCGAGGACCGCACCCAGCGTCTCAGCTCGTCCTCGTCGCCCTCACGAAGGACCAGCGCAGGAGCCGGAGCATGTGCCATACCCCATTCTTGCGAACCACCAACTGTCTAACCACTAACGACACGCAACACTAGATGCTCCTCCATGCGTCGAACAAGCCGGTTGTCTGCATCTGCTGATCGATCGTGACAGCTCAGAATTGCCTCAGTCGGTTGAATGAGCGGGGCGAGCGTTCAGCCGGTGGTGCCTGTGTTCGTCTTGATCAGCGGTGGTGGGCAGGGCCGTCCGAGATGGTAGCCCTGGCCGTAGCTGCAGCCCAGGGCCCGCAGAGTTTCGAGCTG
This window harbors:
- a CDS encoding DeoR/GlpR family DNA-binding transcription regulator, with translation MFATERYQQILGRARADGRVDVSALAHELEVTPETVRRDLSTLERHGLVHRVHGGAIPVERLGFEPGLADREGLLSVEKELIAKAALDELPDGGSIILDAGTTTVRLAEMLPTDRELTVVTHALPVAIVLATRPGIALHLVGGSVRGRTLAAVGSWALRDLADIQADVVFLGTNGLTVEHGLTTPDLAEAAVKRALVAAARRVVVLADHTKMGRADFACVAPLSDVDTVITDTGVAPELVEEIETAGPRVVRA
- a CDS encoding thioredoxin family protein, producing MEITLLYFDGCPNWEIADQRLAQIASERPSVTVTRHRVETTEEAERTGFHGSPSILVNGVDAFAGPVAGVGLACRLYATPEGLAGAPTLEQLREAVPDAGHIGYGIAAGAAPGATEPS
- a CDS encoding heavy metal-responsive transcriptional regulator, which encodes MLIGALAQTVGLPSQTIRFYERRGLLHPPIRGGNGYRCYDDAAITRLDLIRAAQAAGLTLAQIRGIVDLRDHGEAPCTHVAELIDSKLVDVRRRLSELTALEAELEQLRERGRRLDPADCTNTDVCHILARHG
- a CDS encoding IS630 family transposase, which gives rise to MAHAPAPALVLREGDEDELRRWVRSSAVRAGLAQRARIVLLASEGMANTEIAERVGVARQSVLSWRSRYAQSGLAGLGDRERSGRPREVDARKVITATLTPPAKSTGLTHWSSRELAKKLKIGNATVARIWREHGIQPWRSEGFRFCTDPELEAKVIDVVGLYLDPPQNAVVLCVDEKSQIQALDRTAPVLPMAPHLIERRSPDYVRNGTTTLFAALNTATGKITARCQPRHRHQEFLVFCRQVARAYPGVELHLVMDNYATHKHPAVKDWLADNPRIHAHFTPTHASWMNMVEIFFGIAERQAIRRGTFRSVRELTTTIRRFIDHYNTDCEPFTWTKPADQILKKAKRPTTSETGH